The following DNA comes from Campylobacter concisus ATCC 51562.
GCGAGCGCAAAGATAAATAAAACTGTGCTTATGCTTAAAAATATATTCATCTTATCTCCTCGATCCCGCTCTCATCGTCATCTATCACGACATTTTTAGCCTCATTTAGCTCAAATTTTAGCCCTTTTTCTATCTCGTCACTTATGAATTTAGCGTGAAGTAAAAAGAAAAAATGATCACCATTAAGTGGGAAAAATGAGCTATTTTTTATGAGCTTATGTATGCTCTCTCCGCTTGTTATAGGCGTTGCCTTGTCATTTTCGCCCCAGAATATCAAAGCCTTGCCACCAAAGCTAGCAAAATGCTTTGTAAAATCCTCATCAACTACGTTTTTTAGGGTCTCATACATCACTCTATTCATACCGCTTACATCTTTTGTGGCAAAGAATTTATAAAATTTTCCAAATCCAAAAAGCTTAAAAATTTTAAAAATAGCGATCTTTGTGCGCACGATAAATGGCTTTTTGACAACTATGCCAGCTGAGCTTAAAAGCACAAGATATGGCGGTTTTAGAAGCGTTGCGACCTTGCCACCAAAGCTATGACCTACGATGATATCTGGCTTTATGCCAAGCTCATCGCAGAAATTTTCAACAATTTTTGCATAATCGCTTGTTTTTAAAGGATCAGTAATTGAGCTTTTACCAAAGCCTGGCATATCGATATAAACGTGGCACAGTTCGCTCAAATATGAGCCAAATGCCTTTTTCATTATCTCTTTATTAGCGCCCCAGCCGTGCAAGAAAAGCACTATTTTTTTGCATTTTGGATTTACTACTTCGTAGCTGATCTCATACTCATCTGAGCCGTATTTTACCGCCCTACTCGCCATCGTTCTCTCTTTTTTTCGCAGTATAAATGCTCTCAAGCACGCTCACTGCCTCGCAAAGGCGCTCATATTCTTCCATATTCAAAAGCACTGCTTCAAATTTATTATTTTTAACAATGACCGCTCTTTTTAATTCATTAGCTCCCACACGAGAGAGCACTGAACTAAAATTTCTAACCACTTCAGTTGCTGTATAAATTTCATCTTTTGTAAAAGTTACCATTGTTGCTCTTTGTGTAAAATTTTACGTAAAATATCACAAACTACTTTATAATCTACTAAATGGCCTAAATTTTTCCGCGACCTTTTACTGAAGTGATCGAGTTTATAAAGCT
Coding sequences within:
- a CDS encoding alpha/beta fold hydrolase, which produces MASRAVKYGSDEYEISYEVVNPKCKKIVLFLHGWGANKEIMKKAFGSYLSELCHVYIDMPGFGKSSITDPLKTSDYAKIVENFCDELGIKPDIIVGHSFGGKVATLLKPPYLVLLSSAGIVVKKPFIVRTKIAIFKIFKLFGFGKFYKFFATKDVSGMNRVMYETLKNVVDEDFTKHFASFGGKALIFWGENDKATPITSGESIHKLIKNSSFFPLNGDHFFFLLHAKFISDEIEKGLKFELNEAKNVVIDDDESGIEEIR
- a CDS encoding type II toxin-antitoxin system Phd/YefM family antitoxin codes for the protein MVTFTKDEIYTATEVVRNFSSVLSRVGANELKRAVIVKNNKFEAVLLNMEEYERLCEAVSVLESIYTAKKRENDGE